From Apium graveolens cultivar Ventura chromosome 9, ASM990537v1, whole genome shotgun sequence, the proteins below share one genomic window:
- the LOC141686151 gene encoding uncharacterized protein LOC141686151 — MITLDLLKISANQGSSCGDSSHVSCLVDDYVSDGGNSLFESEISISSFNITPGGHKYYIPKCSGDISKLEVNQSFDSLEKRNSDESSSETVKHRRTVSGRCICKAKCVFKRTGSDKYVVAVFEEKHNHPLASEEGLQFLKASREMTNSMCQHVVDTAKVNIGTSKSFTLMKEQVDGYGNLVLRYNMIFAPFTGVDKHDRCVTFAACLLAKEDISHYTWAFDHFLKTMKRNPVLMVTGQCPTMRATVPEVFTATNEYPATKHHLCMWHIMQKFPVKPGNRICKETDFMEKMKKFIWSSIIEPDEFESGWLSVMKEFKLEGNKWLGKMYSVRKSWIPAYF, encoded by the exons ATGATTACTTTAGATTTGTTGAAAATTTCTGCGAATCAAG GTTCTAGTTGCGGTGATTCGTCTCATGTTAGCTGTTTGGTAGATGATTATGTATCTGATGGCGGTAACAGTTTATTTGAAAGTGAGATTTCTATTTCGAGCTTTAATATTACACCTGGTGGTCATAAGTATTACATTCCAAAGTGTAGTGGTGATATTTCTAAACTAGAGGTTAATCAGAGTTTTGATAGTTTGGAAAAAAG AAATTCAGATGAAAGTTCTAGTGAAACTGTTAAGCATAGGAGGACTGTTTCAGGGAGGTGCATATGCAAAGCAAAATGTGTTTTCAAACGTACTGGTTCAGATAAGTATGTTGTTGCTGTGTTTGAGGAAAAACACAATCATCCGTTAGCTTCTGAAGAGGGTCTTCAATTTTTGAAAGCAAGTAGAGAGATGACTAATAGTATGTGCCAGCATGTTGTTGATACTGCTAAAGTGAATATTGGTACTAGTAAATCTTTTACTTTAATGAAGGAACAGGTTGATGGTTATGGAAATTTGGTGCTTCG TTATAACATGATTTTTGCTCCTTTTACTGGTGTGGACAAACATGATCGATGTGTCACATTTGCTGCATGTCTTCTTGCTAAGGAGGATATCAGTCATTATACATGGGCGTTTGACCATTTTTTGAAAACAATGAAGCGTAATCCTGTTCTTATGGTTACTGGCCAGTGTCCTACAATGAGAGCTACTGTTCCTGAAGTTTTTACAGCAACCAATGAATATCCTGCCACTAAGCATCATTTATGCATGTGGCATATTATGCAGAAATTCCCCGTTAAG CCTGGCAATCGAATTTGTAAGGAAACTGACTTTatggagaagatgaagaaatttatCTGGTCTTCAATTATTGAGCCTGATGAGTTTGAATCAGGGTGGTTATCAGTTATGAAAGAGTTTAAACTTGAAGGGAACAAGTGGTTAGGAAAAATGTATTCGGTTAGAAAGTCTTGGATTCCTGCATATTTTTGA
- the LOC141687132 gene encoding protein FAR1-RELATED SEQUENCE 5-like, which translates to MFGLMRTTSRFESENFFFSRFHRQGSTLCEFWLRFESAMDKQQNETRRLNHESNSSLPITVSEWFIKDDAADLFTRAIFYKLQDEIVSSCLNMQIKKMSEEIDGVTYLEIRDVKVNDKIFKVSVSYDHVVCACNKFVMCGIVCRHTFCGFKQIGVVKFPRSMVLNSWMKIAESGISSVTFADSEDHLKMQKVAVKVSHIWFDFRKVVNKAGTDLDKLDHVHGVVRQLSTDMDVGDGSGVVMSKAEFMVSVLGQQPTE; encoded by the exons ATGTTTGGGTTAATGAGAACTACCTCGCGGTTTGAGAGTGAGAATTTTTTCTTTAGTCGGTTTCATAGACAAGGGAGTACTTTATGTGAATTCTGGTTGCGATTTGAAAGTGCTATGGATAAGCAACAGAATGAAACTCGTAGATTAAACCATGAGTCCAATTCAAGCCTGCCAATTACTGTTTCTGAGTGGTTCATTAAAGATGATGCTGCTGATTTATTTACAAGAGCTATTTTTTATAAACTTCAAGATGAGATTGTTTCTTCTTGTTTGAATATGCAAATAAAGAAAATGAGTGAAGAAATTGACGGCGTAACTTATTTGGAAATCAGAGATGTTAAAGTGAATGATAAAATCTTTAAG GTGAGTGTCAGCTATGATCATGTTGTCTGTGCATGCAATAAGTTTGTTATGTGTGGTATTGTATGTCGGCACACTTTCTGTGGTTTTAAACAAATTGGAGTAGTTAAATTCCCCAGAAGTATGGTTTTGAATAGTTGGATGAAAATTGCCGAAAGTGGCATTTCTTCAGTCACTTTTGCTGATTCTGAAGATCATCTTAAAATGCAAAAGGTTGCAGTCAAAGTTAGTCATATCTGGTTCGATTTTCGTAAAGTGGTTAACAAAGCTGGTACAGATTTAGATAAGCTGGACCATGTTCATGGGGTAGTAAGGCAATTAAGTACTGATATGGATGTTGGTGATGGTAGTGGAGTTGTTATGTCGAAAGCAGAGTTTATGGTGAGTGTACTTGGTCAGCAGCCGACAGAATAA